A single Defluviitalea saccharophila DNA region contains:
- a CDS encoding CAP domain-containing protein translates to MKKRLCLFFPLLLLIIGCIISVSSTTASAKKHVSFKWTSVKQAEVTAYLLNVRTGPDTSYPIINHLKKGQIVNIIGALDEWYIVQLPNDSVGVITSKFTKPYTYHTASNTEVTESGAIPTWANNTKEKEEIMLEYINNERKKAGLAPYVMDEELSNIASLKAKDMAENNYFGHISPTYGNPFEMLKSFGISYRIAGENIAGNISVKNAHDAFMKSPGHKANILSKNYDQIGIGIAPSEKYGYIYVQIFKK, encoded by the coding sequence ATGAAAAAGCGCCTTTGTCTTTTTTTTCCTCTTCTTCTTTTAATCATAGGGTGTATTATTTCCGTTTCTTCTACTACGGCCAGCGCCAAGAAACACGTTTCTTTTAAATGGACATCTGTTAAGCAGGCAGAAGTAACTGCTTACTTGCTCAATGTACGAACAGGGCCTGACACCTCATACCCTATCATCAATCATTTAAAGAAAGGACAGATTGTAAATATCATAGGTGCATTAGATGAATGGTATATCGTCCAACTGCCTAATGATTCCGTAGGGGTTATCACCAGTAAATTCACAAAACCATATACCTATCATACTGCTTCTAATACAGAAGTAACGGAATCCGGGGCTATTCCGACCTGGGCAAATAATACAAAAGAAAAGGAAGAAATTATGCTGGAATACATTAATAATGAAAGAAAAAAGGCTGGCTTAGCTCCCTATGTAATGGATGAAGAACTTTCAAATATTGCCTCCTTAAAGGCCAAAGATATGGCTGAAAACAATTATTTCGGGCATATCTCTCCGACCTACGGAAATCCTTTTGAGATGTTGAAAAGCTTCGGTATCTCTTATCGTATTGCCGGAGAAAATATTGCCGGTAATATCTCCGTTAAAAATGCCCATGATGCTTTTATGAAAAGCCCCGGGCATAAAGCCAATATTCTAAGCAAAAACTATGATCAAATAGGCATTGGAATTGCCCCCAGCGAAAAATACGGATATATCTATGTGCAAATATTTAAAAAATAG
- a CDS encoding LysM peptidoglycan-binding domain-containing protein, with the protein MSEFFYGPTDSFDEIEELEEIEENKRSFLDNAKLIGDTPTGIQVYLEDYVYTYLYQYAKLNRGEEKGAALVGYYTEEFGEKMAIISGAIQFKHSLSEDRVLLTDEVMNEVRAKLNKYFPDCELMGWMHTQPGYGIFLTTQDIRLQKQFFGKPYQTLMIIDPIENIEAFFLWDKEEVRSAEGYYIYYEKNEQMQNYMVNHKVGVSNEELQEKEDVVIHFRKKDRAKRQEIQNKKITRLVVSLSVVLFLMCVSMAVGLIQNRERLARLETELNHMDKNYTNLLSQLQEKDVQVVFAETEDVIANEPQETPDIAVEETEDAIIIEEEPKEEVKQEAKEEAEKETEKAAEQASKPQQEPSYDTYTVKQGDNLNRICYQHYKTTAFVDEIVEVNKLESPDKIYEGQVLKLPRL; encoded by the coding sequence ATGAGTGAGTTTTTTTATGGGCCAACGGATTCTTTCGATGAAATCGAAGAATTAGAAGAGATAGAGGAAAATAAACGCTCTTTTTTGGATAATGCGAAGCTCATAGGAGATACACCGACAGGAATTCAGGTTTATTTGGAGGATTATGTATATACCTACTTATATCAGTACGCTAAGCTGAACAGAGGAGAAGAAAAAGGAGCAGCGCTTGTTGGGTATTATACGGAAGAATTCGGAGAAAAGATGGCGATCATTAGTGGAGCCATTCAGTTTAAGCATTCTCTGTCTGAAGATAGGGTGCTTCTTACAGATGAAGTCATGAATGAAGTAAGAGCGAAGTTGAATAAATATTTTCCTGATTGCGAACTTATGGGATGGATGCATACCCAGCCGGGGTATGGGATATTTCTTACTACCCAGGATATTCGCCTTCAAAAGCAGTTCTTTGGGAAGCCCTATCAAACATTAATGATTATTGACCCTATCGAAAATATAGAAGCATTTTTCCTATGGGATAAGGAAGAAGTACGATCTGCCGAGGGGTATTATATTTATTATGAAAAAAACGAGCAGATGCAAAATTACATGGTAAACCATAAGGTAGGGGTATCCAACGAAGAATTGCAGGAAAAAGAAGACGTAGTTATTCATTTTAGGAAAAAAGACAGGGCAAAAAGGCAGGAAATTCAAAACAAAAAGATCACCCGATTGGTTGTTTCTTTAAGTGTCGTGCTGTTCTTAATGTGCGTTTCTATGGCAGTGGGACTCATTCAAAATAGGGAACGGCTCGCCAGGTTAGAGACCGAGCTTAACCACATGGACAAAAATTACACAAATCTATTAAGTCAGCTGCAAGAAAAGGATGTTCAAGTGGTTTTTGCAGAAACAGAGGATGTCATAGCGAATGAACCACAAGAGACTCCCGACATTGCAGTAGAAGAAACCGAAGACGCCATCATTATAGAAGAAGAACCTAAAGAAGAAGTAAAACAGGAAGCAAAAGAAGAAGCAGAAAAAGAAACTGAAAAAGCAGCAGAACAAGCATCAAAACCCCAGCAAGAACCGAGCTATGATACTTATACGGTAAAACAGGGGGACAATCTCAACAGAATATGCTATCAACATTACAAAACAACGGCTTTTGTGGATGAAATCGTAGAAGTCAACAAGCTTGAAAGTCCGGATAAAATTTATGAGGGGCAGGTTTTAAAGCTTCCTCGTTTATAA
- a CDS encoding SCP2 sterol-binding domain-containing protein, which translates to MKVLVIYEGEKQNTLHHIIKIVSNTLKELQVEVEEILLDAYNIPYYYGDIHKDVQQIVNKIKEADAVVFGLKVILMAPSGVFKVFFEHLANPAFKAILKDKYGFCIGLTNTTGERETVEYALRTWEFLGGIEGGRMALFASNPKEIEEIKEPIEKRIEDFYRVVRQARQKLPTSDRSLEAKSEPIQVIKEVQGIKEEPLKAPEKKIASWTPPVVTASVAHESAVKTTPTTPLIEPVEVKPVRFEAFSEQQEKDIQELTEFFKQQLSGKQPETSINPYGVYGKPSMQPVVQSSKTCKQMTQNLPHYFQPHLASNFKGTFQFHVTGKESFEAYITIENGECNYYEGVSEQADIVLIMNDDVWMDILKGKLSAQKGFMTGQLKVRGNFMILSKLDQLFKKM; encoded by the coding sequence ATGAAAGTCCTTGTTATTTACGAAGGGGAAAAGCAAAATACACTTCATCATATTATAAAAATTGTCTCAAACACCTTAAAAGAACTTCAAGTAGAAGTTGAAGAGATTTTACTGGATGCATATAATATACCCTATTATTACGGAGATATTCATAAAGATGTACAGCAGATTGTGAACAAAATTAAGGAAGCAGATGCAGTGGTGTTCGGGTTAAAAGTAATATTGATGGCACCTTCCGGAGTATTTAAAGTGTTTTTCGAGCATTTAGCCAACCCTGCCTTTAAGGCTATATTAAAAGACAAATACGGTTTTTGCATTGGCTTAACCAATACAACGGGAGAAAGGGAAACTGTAGAATATGCTCTAAGGACCTGGGAATTCCTGGGAGGAATAGAAGGGGGACGCATGGCGCTCTTTGCTTCAAATCCTAAAGAAATTGAAGAGATTAAAGAGCCCATAGAAAAAAGGATAGAAGATTTTTATCGTGTAGTGAGACAAGCAAGACAAAAGCTTCCTACCAGCGATAGAAGTTTAGAAGCAAAGTCAGAGCCAATACAGGTGATTAAAGAAGTACAAGGGATTAAAGAAGAACCCCTTAAGGCTCCTGAAAAAAAGATAGCCTCATGGACTCCACCTGTAGTGACAGCATCTGTAGCCCATGAGTCTGCAGTTAAAACGACACCAACAACCCCGCTCATAGAGCCGGTAGAAGTTAAGCCAGTCAGATTTGAAGCTTTTTCAGAGCAACAGGAAAAAGATATACAAGAACTGACAGAGTTTTTTAAGCAGCAGCTTTCAGGGAAGCAGCCAGAAACAAGCATCAATCCTTACGGCGTCTATGGAAAGCCTTCCATGCAGCCTGTGGTTCAAAGCAGCAAAACCTGCAAACAGATGACCCAAAATTTGCCTCACTATTTTCAGCCCCATTTGGCATCGAATTTTAAAGGCACCTTCCAGTTTCATGTGACTGGAAAAGAGTCCTTTGAAGCGTATATCACCATTGAAAATGGAGAGTGCAATTATTACGAAGGGGTCAGCGAGCAAGCCGATATTGTCTTGATCATGAATGACGATGTATGGATGGATATTTTAAAGGGAAAACTTTCTGCACAGAAAGGCTTTATGACAGGACAGCTTAAAGTACGAGGCAATTTTATGATATTAAGCAAATTAGATCAATTATTTAAAAAGATGTAA
- a CDS encoding HIT family protein codes for MECLFCKIASGEIPSATIFENSEFRVILDRFPGSKGHLLILPKEHVENIFEIDPEKGGRLFSLGVQLAKILKKELQLEGLNVVQNNGKIAGQTIFHFHLHLIPRYPEDGVNITWKSTEPTEEELDSLAKKLFKALQ; via the coding sequence TTGGAGTGCTTATTTTGTAAAATTGCTAGCGGAGAAATTCCTTCAGCGACAATTTTTGAAAACAGTGAATTTAGAGTGATTTTAGATAGGTTTCCAGGAAGTAAAGGTCATCTTCTAATTCTTCCTAAAGAACACGTAGAGAATATCTTTGAAATTGATCCGGAAAAAGGAGGCAGATTGTTTTCCTTAGGTGTTCAGTTAGCTAAGATACTCAAAAAAGAGCTTCAATTGGAAGGTCTCAATGTTGTACAAAACAATGGTAAAATAGCAGGGCAGACCATATTTCACTTCCATCTTCATCTTATACCAAGATATCCGGAGGATGGCGTTAATATTACATGGAAATCTACAGAACCTACGGAAGAAGAATTGGACTCCCTTGCTAAAAAGCTGTTTAAAGCCTTACAATAA
- the yyaC gene encoding spore protease YyaC, producing MLFQQKHTISQTYININAPYPFKEFSDAFYQYFSKKIPLYNGAVILCIGTDRATGDSLGPLIGYKLKHISYPNVFVYGTLDQPVHAKNLSETLEMIDEKHPKALIIAIDACLGKMDHIGYITLGEGSIKPGAGVQKNLPPVGDLFITGIVNFSGFMDMIILQNTRLSLVMQMADIISSGIKYSLWRYFQLERQLS from the coding sequence GTGCTGTTCCAACAAAAACATACTATTTCTCAGACTTACATAAATATCAATGCGCCATATCCTTTTAAAGAATTCAGCGATGCCTTTTATCAATATTTTTCAAAAAAAATACCCCTTTATAACGGGGCTGTAATTTTATGTATCGGAACGGATCGAGCGACCGGTGACAGTTTAGGGCCTCTTATAGGCTATAAGTTAAAGCATATATCTTATCCTAATGTATTTGTATACGGTACACTGGATCAACCGGTTCATGCTAAAAATTTATCTGAAACCCTTGAAATGATTGACGAAAAACATCCTAAGGCTCTTATTATTGCAATAGATGCCTGCCTTGGAAAAATGGATCATATAGGCTATATTACACTGGGTGAAGGCTCTATTAAGCCGGGAGCAGGAGTCCAAAAGAATCTCCCTCCCGTTGGAGACTTGTTTATTACGGGAATCGTTAATTTCAGCGGATTTATGGATATGATCATTCTTCAAAACACCCGTTTGTCTTTAGTGATGCAAATGGCGGATATTATTTCCTCTGGAATCAAATACAGCCTGTGGAGATATTTTCAACTGGAAAGGCAACTGTCCTAG
- a CDS encoding formate/nitrite transporter family protein — protein MDRNYLTPEEIVDYTIETGVKKANRTVFQQFMLAILAGAFIAMGAIASNTAVHDISNPGISKLVAGAIFPVGLLMVVIAGAELFTGNCLLSLALFEKRISLYQMIRNLFIVYAGNFIGSLGFAWLEANSGLFDINSGKLGALHIKTAIYKTGLSFPKALILGIMCNVIVCIAVWMMYGAKDMSGKVWAGFFPVFAFVVSGYEHSVANMYYIPAGLFAKANPLYVQAGGFTSEALAGLGWKSFILTNLLPVTIGNIIGGSLFVGGIYWLAFKKKISHHPSIQKMDNML, from the coding sequence ATGGATAGAAATTACTTAACGCCGGAAGAAATAGTAGATTACACCATTGAAACAGGAGTAAAAAAGGCTAATCGAACGGTGTTTCAGCAGTTTATGCTCGCAATTTTGGCAGGAGCGTTTATTGCTATGGGAGCTATAGCCAGTAATACTGCCGTTCATGATATATCGAATCCAGGGATTTCAAAGTTAGTAGCAGGAGCAATATTCCCTGTAGGGCTTTTAATGGTGGTTATCGCTGGAGCTGAGTTATTTACAGGAAACTGTTTGCTTTCTTTAGCCCTATTTGAAAAAAGGATATCATTATACCAAATGATTAGAAATCTTTTTATAGTCTATGCGGGAAATTTCATAGGCTCCCTTGGATTCGCATGGCTAGAAGCAAATAGCGGCTTATTTGATATAAACAGTGGGAAATTAGGGGCTTTGCATATAAAAACTGCGATTTATAAAACAGGATTATCTTTTCCTAAGGCCCTGATCTTGGGGATCATGTGTAATGTTATCGTATGTATTGCCGTATGGATGATGTATGGCGCTAAAGATATGTCAGGTAAAGTATGGGCAGGATTTTTCCCGGTATTTGCTTTTGTCGTTTCGGGATATGAACATAGCGTGGCAAATATGTATTACATTCCAGCAGGACTTTTTGCTAAAGCGAATCCTTTATATGTACAAGCCGGTGGGTTTACTTCAGAAGCTTTGGCTGGGCTTGGGTGGAAAAGCTTTATCTTAACCAATCTGCTTCCCGTCACTATAGGCAATATTATAGGGGGATCTTTATTCGTAGGCGGGATCTATTGGCTTGCTTTTAAGAAAAAAATAAGTCATCATCCCTCTATCCAAAAAATGGATAATATGCTATAA
- a CDS encoding M1 family metallopeptidase has product MSAKNKLKIIAVLAFCVFVQTGCFQNLSSKVHKEEEPVIVILDEDSYNENSPKTSDQLTSNKNPTVYNQYNVDLKVNPKEKTFTGIQKIKYTNQTGNPLNLIYLNLHLNAFKENSTIKPYLSSLEDKVAPKGFNEGFIDIHSVLVNNEEVPFNQSDTLLEISLRNTVEVKEAIEITIQFDGKVPVIAHRIGGNDHALWMGNFLPVLAVYNQNCWNKYPYYPVGDPFFADISNYIVKVTTPKDYVVVATGNEEETEKEGEKITTINAQMVRDFALVISNQFEKVSLETKEGLDINFYYTHKFSNSEKLLNIAERTLEYYSKSLGSYPYSELDIVEGALYAPSSEGYSTLILMDSKKLQDASVVLDIAHEIGHQWFYNIIGNNQIKEPWLDEAMVMYLQKNLFFLEEDIENLMHKQRERLIKAMEPMRVVGLSNDLSVFSSWETYYNIHYLRGQLMIHALKEKMGKEDFNKFLKTYYEKYAFRIVDTEGFIATAEEIYGSSLRDFFSQWMNAEELPEF; this is encoded by the coding sequence ATGTCAGCTAAAAACAAACTAAAAATCATCGCTGTATTGGCCTTTTGTGTGTTTGTTCAAACTGGCTGCTTTCAGAATCTAAGCTCAAAAGTCCATAAAGAAGAAGAGCCTGTTATAGTTATTTTAGATGAAGACTCATATAACGAAAACAGCCCAAAAACATCCGATCAGTTAACATCCAATAAAAATCCAACGGTTTATAATCAATATAATGTAGATCTTAAAGTCAATCCCAAAGAAAAAACTTTTACTGGAATCCAGAAGATAAAATATACCAATCAGACAGGAAATCCTTTGAATTTAATATACCTTAATCTACACTTAAATGCCTTTAAAGAAAATAGTACCATAAAGCCTTATTTGTCAAGTTTAGAAGACAAAGTCGCTCCTAAAGGGTTCAATGAGGGATTTATTGATATTCACTCAGTATTGGTGAATAACGAAGAGGTCCCCTTTAATCAAAGCGATACCCTTTTAGAGATTTCATTAAGAAACACTGTAGAAGTTAAGGAAGCCATCGAAATTACTATTCAGTTCGATGGAAAAGTGCCTGTTATTGCCCATCGAATAGGAGGAAATGACCATGCCCTTTGGATGGGAAATTTTCTTCCTGTTTTAGCGGTATACAATCAAAATTGTTGGAATAAATATCCCTACTATCCAGTAGGAGATCCTTTCTTTGCCGATATCTCCAATTATATTGTAAAAGTAACGACTCCTAAGGACTATGTTGTCGTTGCGACTGGCAACGAAGAAGAGACAGAAAAAGAAGGAGAAAAAATCACGACGATTAATGCCCAAATGGTACGGGATTTTGCTCTTGTTATAAGCAATCAATTTGAAAAAGTATCTTTGGAAACGAAAGAGGGACTGGATATTAATTTTTATTACACCCATAAATTTTCTAATAGTGAAAAGCTATTAAATATAGCAGAAAGGACTTTAGAATATTATAGTAAAAGTCTGGGTTCATACCCTTATTCAGAATTGGATATTGTAGAAGGAGCATTATATGCTCCCAGCAGCGAGGGGTATTCTACTTTAATTTTAATGGATTCCAAAAAGCTGCAAGATGCTTCGGTGGTGCTAGATATTGCCCATGAAATAGGTCATCAATGGTTTTACAATATCATAGGAAACAACCAAATTAAAGAACCTTGGCTGGATGAAGCAATGGTTATGTACCTTCAGAAAAATTTATTTTTCTTGGAAGAAGATATAGAAAATCTCATGCATAAACAAAGGGAGCGGTTAATTAAAGCTATGGAGCCTATGCGCGTAGTTGGTCTATCTAATGATTTAAGTGTTTTTTCCAGTTGGGAAACTTATTATAATATTCATTATCTTAGAGGACAATTAATGATTCATGCTTTAAAAGAAAAAATGGGCAAAGAAGATTTTAATAAGTTCTTAAAAACTTATTATGAAAAATATGCTTTTAGAATCGTAGATACAGAGGGATTTATTGCTACAGCAGAGGAAATATACGGTTCTTCTTTAAGAGACTTCTTTTCTCAGTGGATGAACGCTGAAGAATTACCGGAATTTTAA
- the pepF gene encoding oligoendopeptidase F has product MSDQSNTLPLREELDPKYKWHLEDLYPSDEACKEDIKKLEDSLPDLSKFQNQLSNSSKVLLDCLVLNDQLSLMAEKVYVYSHMKLHEDTSNSFYQGLADRAKSLSIKLASASSFIIPEILSLSEVTLKNYLTENNELGLYAHLIDNLLRQKEHILSKESEQLLAEASELGQAPSNIFSMINDADMTFPPIEGENGETIEVTKGRFIHLMESPNREIRKAAFKSLYSSYIKQKNTIAATYHGSIKKDVFFARMRKYPSALEYALFDDNIPVEVYNNLIDTVHEALPLMHRYVALRKRLLGVDELHMYDLYTPIVADVDMKIPYEEAMEIVKEGLAPLGEDYIKVLDQGFKEGWIDVYENKGKRSGAYSWGAYGTHPYVLLNYQDNINNVFTLAHEMGHALHSYYSDSTQPYVYAQYPIFLAEVASTVNEALLMQHLLKTTEDEKKKAYLMNHFMEQFRGTLFRQTMFAEFEKLTHEILEKGEAITADSLATLYRDLNIKYYGPHIVVDSEIDFEWARIPHFYNAFYVYKYATGYSAAIALSERILKEEPGALEDYMTFLKSGSMDYPINILKKAGVDMNTSEPIRKALKVFEELLIEMEKWQ; this is encoded by the coding sequence ATGTCAGATCAATCCAATACGCTCCCTCTTAGGGAGGAATTAGATCCAAAATACAAATGGCATCTGGAAGACTTATACCCTTCCGATGAAGCATGTAAAGAAGACATAAAAAAACTGGAAGATTCCCTTCCGGATTTATCTAAGTTTCAAAACCAACTGTCCAATTCATCCAAGGTACTTCTGGATTGTTTAGTCCTTAATGACCAATTGTCTCTAATGGCAGAAAAGGTATATGTGTATTCCCATATGAAACTCCATGAGGATACTTCCAACAGTTTTTATCAAGGCTTGGCAGATCGCGCAAAATCCCTGTCGATTAAACTGGCTTCTGCTTCTTCCTTTATTATTCCTGAAATTTTATCCCTGTCGGAAGTTACATTAAAAAATTATTTAACAGAGAATAATGAGCTTGGTTTATATGCACATCTTATCGATAATTTGCTTAGACAAAAGGAACATATTCTTTCTAAGGAAAGCGAACAGCTTTTGGCTGAAGCTTCGGAACTGGGGCAAGCACCTTCAAATATTTTCTCCATGATTAATGACGCCGATATGACTTTCCCGCCCATTGAAGGTGAAAATGGAGAAACAATCGAAGTGACCAAAGGACGTTTTATACACCTTATGGAAAGCCCCAACAGGGAAATTCGAAAAGCTGCTTTTAAATCCTTATATTCCAGTTATATTAAGCAAAAGAACACCATCGCTGCAACCTATCATGGAAGCATCAAAAAAGACGTATTTTTTGCCAGAATGAGAAAGTACCCTTCAGCCCTCGAATATGCGCTTTTTGACGATAATATTCCTGTAGAAGTGTATAACAATTTAATTGATACCGTACATGAAGCACTGCCATTGATGCACAGATATGTTGCCCTCAGAAAGCGACTATTGGGGGTAGACGAGCTTCATATGTATGATTTATATACGCCCATCGTAGCTGATGTGGATATGAAGATTCCCTATGAAGAAGCCATGGAAATCGTGAAAGAGGGATTGGCGCCTTTAGGAGAGGATTATATTAAAGTCCTTGATCAAGGCTTTAAGGAAGGCTGGATTGACGTATACGAAAATAAAGGAAAAAGAAGCGGAGCATATTCCTGGGGGGCTTATGGTACGCATCCTTATGTGCTTCTAAATTATCAGGATAATATTAACAATGTATTTACCCTGGCCCATGAAATGGGGCATGCCCTCCATTCCTATTATTCCGATTCAACGCAGCCCTATGTATATGCTCAGTATCCTATTTTCTTAGCAGAGGTTGCTTCCACGGTAAATGAAGCCCTCCTTATGCAGCATCTTTTAAAGACAACAGAAGATGAAAAGAAAAAGGCATATCTTATGAATCATTTTATGGAGCAGTTTAGAGGCACCCTATTCCGTCAAACCATGTTTGCAGAATTTGAAAAACTAACCCATGAAATATTGGAAAAAGGTGAAGCCATAACGGCAGATTCCCTGGCAACTTTATATAGAGACTTAAACATTAAGTATTATGGTCCTCATATCGTAGTAGATTCTGAAATTGACTTTGAATGGGCAAGAATTCCTCATTTCTATAATGCGTTTTATGTGTATAAATATGCTACAGGCTATTCTGCTGCCATTGCCCTGTCGGAAAGAATCCTGAAGGAAGAGCCAGGTGCTCTTGAGGATTATATGACCTTCTTAAAGAGCGGAAGTATGGATTATCCCATCAATATTCTAAAGAAAGCCGGGGTAGATATGAATACCTCTGAACCGATCAGAAAGGCGTTAAAAGTATTTGAAGAGTTATTAATAGAAATGGAAAAATGGCAATAA